A stretch of the Haloarcula ordinaria genome encodes the following:
- a CDS encoding GAF domain-containing protein — protein MPEEHPTVVCADPDETERTATVDALTAAALDAVGATSVADVEALVDESVDCVVTTLGFPDGNAFDVVDAVRLAHNDCVCILFTDESPADLPRGRPDQVVEYVPRSVPDARERLVDVVSLAAAEATQAAFPVPEGEDDRLAAVREYDVDALAAEETFGRLTALIASHFDIDVAFVGLVDEHDEQFVACEGANWRTLAREDSICTHTILSDEVMVVEDTREDPRFSANDRLVELGIRSYAGARITDEAGHSLGAVCCIDDEPRSYTRAEREDLRRFADEVEEQLSLRRRVGAGAD, from the coding sequence GTGCCCGAGGAACACCCGACCGTCGTCTGTGCCGACCCCGACGAGACGGAACGGACGGCGACGGTCGACGCGTTGACCGCCGCAGCCCTCGACGCCGTCGGTGCGACCTCCGTCGCCGACGTCGAAGCGCTCGTCGACGAGTCAGTCGACTGCGTCGTCACCACCTTGGGCTTCCCCGACGGGAATGCCTTCGACGTCGTCGACGCGGTTCGACTGGCCCACAACGACTGCGTCTGCATTCTCTTTACCGACGAATCGCCCGCCGACCTGCCACGGGGCCGACCCGACCAGGTCGTCGAGTACGTCCCGCGGTCGGTCCCCGACGCCCGTGAGCGACTCGTGGACGTCGTCTCGCTCGCGGCCGCCGAGGCGACACAGGCCGCCTTCCCGGTTCCGGAGGGGGAAGACGACCGGCTCGCCGCCGTCCGTGAGTACGACGTCGACGCCCTGGCCGCAGAGGAGACGTTCGGCCGGCTCACCGCGCTCATCGCCTCGCACTTCGACATCGACGTCGCCTTCGTGGGGCTCGTCGACGAGCACGACGAGCAGTTCGTCGCCTGCGAGGGGGCGAACTGGCGGACGCTCGCCCGCGAGGACTCCATCTGCACGCACACGATTCTCAGCGACGAGGTGATGGTCGTCGAAGACACGAGAGAGGACCCGCGCTTCAGCGCCAACGACCGCCTGGTCGAACTCGGCATCCGCTCGTACGCGGGGGCCAGAATCACCGACGAGGCGGGCCACTCGCTGGGCGCGGTCTGCTGCATCGACGACGAACCTCGCTCGTACACCCGGGCGGAACGCGAGGACCTCCGACGGTTCGCCGACGAAGTCGAAGAGCAGCTCTCGCTCCGGCGCCGAGTCGGCGCCGGAGCGGATTGA